In a single window of the Rhodothermales bacterium genome:
- a CDS encoding FlgD immunoglobulin-like domain containing protein: protein MRIATLGLLLLGFTGAVSAQTVTTFTEPFTASGGVSVGPDGDIYVADFGRFLNQNGGTTVYRVTPEGDVSVFATGFAGASGNAFDAEGNLFQSNIGGNRISKITPDGTVTTYATEGIVAPVGVAVDAAGNVYNTNCQSPGRISKTTPDGTTTTFASSPLMSCPNGLTIDDDGNLYTANFNNGRIVKITPDGAASELVSLSNAPIGNGHLTFANGRLYVCNWGGFIYEVTLGGVARVLAGSGTGLADGPAAEAQFFRPNGISASMTGDTLYLNQTAELVALPQIHPNTVRMITGVRQTVDAADEAPDADGLGLAPSAPNPFRSATRIAYTLPHPMPVSLRVYDVLGRPVRTLVERVEAGGTHEVRWDGRSDGGQRLAAGLYLYALAGLDRRVVQRVTLLR from the coding sequence ATGCGCATCGCTACGCTCGGCCTCCTCCTCCTCGGTTTCACAGGGGCCGTCTCGGCCCAGACCGTGACCACGTTCACCGAACCGTTCACCGCGAGCGGTGGCGTCTCCGTCGGTCCGGACGGCGACATCTACGTCGCCGATTTCGGGCGCTTCCTCAACCAGAACGGCGGCACGACGGTCTACCGCGTCACGCCGGAGGGCGACGTCTCCGTCTTCGCCACGGGCTTCGCCGGAGCGTCGGGCAACGCGTTCGACGCCGAAGGCAACCTCTTCCAGTCGAACATCGGCGGCAACCGGATCTCGAAGATCACACCCGACGGAACGGTGACGACATACGCGACGGAAGGTATCGTCGCGCCCGTCGGCGTCGCCGTTGATGCCGCGGGGAACGTGTACAACACGAACTGCCAGTCGCCGGGCCGCATCTCGAAGACGACGCCCGACGGCACCACGACGACGTTCGCGTCGAGCCCGCTGATGAGCTGCCCCAACGGCCTCACGATCGATGACGACGGCAACCTCTACACGGCCAACTTCAACAACGGCCGCATCGTCAAGATCACGCCGGACGGGGCGGCGAGCGAACTCGTTTCGCTCTCGAATGCGCCGATCGGCAACGGGCACCTCACGTTCGCGAACGGACGGCTCTACGTCTGCAACTGGGGCGGCTTCATCTACGAGGTGACGCTCGGCGGCGTCGCGCGCGTGCTCGCCGGCTCGGGCACCGGCCTCGCCGACGGCCCGGCGGCCGAGGCGCAGTTCTTCCGTCCGAACGGCATCTCGGCGAGCATGACGGGTGATACGCTGTACCTCAACCAGACGGCCGAACTCGTCGCGCTCCCGCAGATCCACCCGAACACGGTGCGGATGATCACAGGCGTACGGCAGACGGTGGACGCCGCCGACGAAGCACCGGACGCCGACGGTCTCGGCCTCGCTCCGAGCGCGCCGAACCCGTTCCGCTCGGCCACGCGGATCGCGTACACGCTGCCGCATCCGATGCCGGTCTCGCTCCGCGTGTACGACGTGCTCGGGCGCCCCGTCCGCACGCTCGTCGAGCGGGTCGAGGCGGGGGGCACGCACGAGGTGCGGTGGGACGGGCGGAGCGACGGTGGGCAGCGGCTCGCCGCGGGCCTGTACCTCTACGCGCTCGCCGGGCTCGACCGCCGCGTCGTGCAGCGGGTGACGCTGTTGCGGTGA
- a CDS encoding PadR family transcriptional regulator yields the protein MPRKPGELLQGTLDMLILKTLTAGPMHGYAIVRRLQQVSDEALVVEEGSLYPALYRMAAKGWIEAEWGTSENNRRAKFYRLTSAGKRQLDEEVAFWERFTTATAKVLQFAPTEG from the coding sequence ATGCCCCGCAAACCCGGCGAGCTGCTGCAAGGCACGCTCGACATGCTGATCCTGAAGACGCTCACCGCCGGGCCGATGCACGGCTACGCCATCGTGCGTCGCCTGCAACAGGTCTCCGACGAGGCACTCGTCGTCGAGGAGGGCTCGCTCTACCCGGCGCTCTACCGCATGGCGGCGAAGGGCTGGATCGAGGCCGAGTGGGGCACGTCGGAGAACAACCGCCGGGCGAAATTCTATCGACTCACGTCGGCGGGAAAGCGCCAGCTCGATGAGGAGGTCGCGTTCTGGGAACGGTTCACGACCGCCACGGCAAAGGTGCTTCAGTTCGCGCCGACGGAGGGCTGA
- a CDS encoding ABC transporter permease, translating into MPARWPRPLTPHRRRALACEIEEELRTHLALRADDNRRAGMAPAEAEADALDRFGDVEHIAAACLWAEQTHPLREVQRLVVTGLVFAVGFGAFAAAFSLAVAVFVRPLRFDDADRLVRSGAGWEDALVPPDVVARWQAEGTSFERLTAFNALDLALGGDAPDERVEVMLISDDYFRVFRVAPIVGRTLSHGEREEILISDGLWERRFQRSRSALGATLDLDGQPHTVVGVMPEAAQLSHRVDLWHRLPASWPADRGLYVVGRLREGVTLAEVRAEVAPLTIAQAPTLHPLKQLYADPVRPMAWRAFGLSALVLLALAFAALRHAHGRARRAALYGGDDADPAVQIGMAVGAALAGLVLAHATQALVYDDLLGRWGPMFDRGLDGPVVLGVLGVGLAVGVLLVAGSQQRGGVRHRA; encoded by the coding sequence ATGCCTGCCCGCTGGCCCCGCCCGCTGACGCCGCACCGCCGCCGCGCCCTCGCTTGTGAGATCGAGGAGGAACTGCGGACGCACCTCGCGCTGCGGGCCGACGACAACCGCCGCGCGGGGATGGCCCCCGCCGAGGCCGAGGCTGACGCGCTCGACCGCTTCGGCGACGTGGAGCACATCGCGGCGGCCTGCCTCTGGGCCGAGCAGACGCATCCGTTGCGCGAGGTGCAGCGGCTTGTCGTGACCGGGCTCGTGTTCGCCGTCGGGTTCGGGGCGTTCGCCGCCGCGTTCTCGCTCGCCGTCGCCGTCTTCGTCCGCCCGCTCCGTTTCGACGACGCCGACAGGCTCGTCCGGTCCGGGGCGGGCTGGGAGGACGCGCTCGTCCCGCCGGACGTCGTCGCGCGGTGGCAGGCGGAGGGCACCAGCTTCGAGCGCCTGACGGCGTTCAACGCGCTGGATTTGGCCCTCGGCGGTGACGCGCCCGACGAGCGGGTCGAGGTGATGCTCATCAGCGACGACTACTTCCGTGTCTTCCGCGTCGCGCCCATCGTGGGTCGCACCCTCAGCCACGGCGAGCGCGAGGAGATTCTGATCAGCGACGGACTCTGGGAGCGACGGTTCCAGCGGAGCCGTTCGGCGCTCGGCGCGACGCTCGACCTCGACGGGCAGCCGCACACGGTCGTCGGGGTGATGCCCGAGGCGGCCCAGCTCTCGCACCGCGTCGACCTGTGGCACCGGCTCCCGGCGTCGTGGCCGGCCGACCGGGGGCTCTACGTCGTCGGCCGGCTCCGCGAGGGCGTGACGCTGGCGGAGGTCCGCGCCGAAGTCGCGCCGCTGACGATCGCGCAGGCCCCCACGCTCCACCCGCTGAAGCAGCTCTATGCTGACCCCGTTCGTCCCATGGCTTGGCGAGCGTTCGGCCTGTCGGCCCTCGTGCTGCTGGCGCTGGCGTTCGCGGCGCTGCGGCACGCGCATGGTCGCGCGCGTCGGGCCGCACTCTACGGCGGCGACGACGCCGACCCGGCGGTGCAGATCGGGATGGCGGTGGGGGCCGCGCTCGCCGGCCTCGTCCTCGCGCATGCCACGCAGGCGCTGGTCTACGACGACCTCCTCGGCCGGTGGGGCCCGATGTTCGACCGCGGGCTCGACGGACCCGTCGTGCTCGGCGTGCTTGGGGTCGGGCTCGCCGTGGGGGTGTTGCTCGTGGCGGGCTCACAGCAGAGAGGGGGGGTGCGGCACCGGGCATGA